One segment of Clostridia bacterium DNA contains the following:
- a CDS encoding radical SAM protein, translating to MASSCVATGDRALFGGLGADEQGSLTAAHIAAALDPPGPARETALWADAHRARVAAVGSCVHLRAIIEFSNYCRQDCLYCGLRRSNGRVARYRMDPDEIIRAALAACRVHKFGAFVLQSGEDPGYPPDGLARAVSGIKASTGAAVTLSVGEAPDRHYRLWREAGADRFLLKFETGDPGLFARLKPTTTLAARLGRLKALRDMGYQVGSGIILGLPGQDRASVARDLLLCREEDYEMVSIGPFIPHPDTPLRAGATGGDSSAAGGGTAHERGHARWPARTPDVRATLNTVAVARLLVPMAHMPATTALGVVGRQDNAWRGLAAAYLATMGELSGSYGQGACSAPPHGPGREDTDCFGDARFLALLAGANVLMLDVTPWQYRSLYEIYPGKPGADGDEIAEAVDAARREINRLGMSICPGRGDSPKARWGQGIRKEDIRKGECSDVARQS from the coding sequence ATGGCGAGTAGCTGTGTTGCCACGGGCGACCGCGCCTTGTTCGGCGGACTTGGCGCCGACGAACAGGGCAGCCTTACGGCTGCACATATCGCAGCGGCTCTTGACCCGCCTGGTCCGGCTCGTGAGACGGCTCTGTGGGCAGACGCCCACCGGGCGCGGGTGGCGGCCGTCGGCTCATGTGTGCACCTCAGGGCCATAATCGAGTTCTCCAACTACTGCCGGCAGGATTGCCTCTACTGCGGGCTCCGTCGCAGCAACGGCAGGGTCGCTCGATACCGGATGGACCCGGATGAGATCATCCGCGCCGCCCTGGCTGCATGCCGAGTTCACAAGTTCGGCGCCTTCGTCCTGCAGTCGGGTGAGGACCCTGGCTACCCGCCGGACGGCCTCGCGAGAGCGGTAAGCGGAATCAAGGCGTCAACTGGGGCAGCCGTGACCCTGAGCGTGGGTGAGGCGCCTGACCGGCACTATCGGCTATGGAGAGAGGCGGGGGCGGACAGGTTTCTGCTCAAGTTCGAGACGGGCGACCCCGGGCTGTTCGCGAGGCTCAAACCCACGACCACACTTGCGGCGCGTCTTGGGAGGTTGAAAGCCCTGAGGGATATGGGCTATCAAGTTGGCTCCGGGATAATCCTGGGCCTGCCTGGCCAAGACCGGGCGTCGGTGGCCCGCGACCTCCTCCTGTGCAGGGAAGAGGACTACGAAATGGTGAGCATCGGGCCGTTCATCCCGCATCCCGATACCCCGCTGCGCGCTGGCGCAACGGGCGGCGACTCGAGCGCGGCTGGCGGCGGCACGGCGCACGAACGGGGCCACGCGCGGTGGCCAGCCCGGACGCCCGATGTTCGCGCCACACTTAACACCGTTGCAGTCGCGCGTCTGCTGGTTCCGATGGCGCACATGCCAGCCACTACCGCTCTTGGCGTAGTCGGCAGACAGGACAACGCCTGGAGGGGCCTTGCTGCCGCGTATCTAGCGACGATGGGCGAGTTATCTGGCAGCTACGGCCAGGGCGCCTGCAGCGCGCCGCCTCACGGCCCCGGGCGTGAAGACACAGATTGCTTCGGCGATGCTCGTTTCCTCGCTCTCCTCGCCGGGGCGAATGTTCTCATGCTGGATGTGACTCCATGGCAGTACAGAAGCCTTTACGAGATTTACCCCGGCAAGCCCGGGGCCGATGGAGATGAAATCGCCGAGGCAGTAGATGCGGCCAGGCGTGAGATCAACCGGCTGGGCATGTCGATCTGTCCCGGGCGGGGAGACAGCCCCAAGGCTCGATGGGGACAGGGCATACGGAAAGAGGACATACGGAAAGGGGAATGCTCAGATGTCGCGAGACAGAGTTGA
- a CDS encoding TM1266 family iron-only hydrogenase system putative regulator, with translation MASSGEKAKAGSPGVNKRVGVAAIVVQDRLNAAPAVNRILSDYADIIVGRMGVPYKDRGVSVIALILDGDTDTIGAMTGKLGSIGGVKSRVTLVNLDGKDGE, from the coding sequence ATGGCATCGTCAGGCGAGAAGGCGAAGGCAGGCAGTCCGGGAGTCAACAAGCGCGTGGGCGTGGCGGCGATTGTGGTGCAGGACAGGCTGAACGCTGCGCCTGCTGTAAACCGCATTCTGAGCGACTATGCGGACATCATCGTCGGTCGCATGGGGGTTCCATACAAGGACCGGGGCGTTTCGGTGATCGCGCTCATCCTGGACGGCGACACGGACACAATCGGCGCCATGACAGGCAAATTGGGGTCGATCGGAGGCGTCAAGTCCCGCGTCACCCTGGTCAATTTGGATGGCAAAGATGGCGAGTAG